One Polaribacter sp. SA4-12 genomic window carries:
- a CDS encoding tyrosine-type recombinase/integrase → MNFTFNLRKPKSDKETLIVFSTYIKQERKKFVYSTGESILPSSWNFENRQPKKLTGRSSESIEARAIKMQLDRYEHFYTELSNRLKITQEILDSETLKTEFDTHFKKVKPASNLFFEVYQIFIDGKKLDFSDQRNSDSTIKRYEYNKKLLEEFQKDTKTTIHFSKIDQAFYQKILNYCIQTKKHSANTLRRNIGLFKTFLNWAIENKHTYNDKFKGFKSPQGFATDELALSIEQVKLIADLDLSNKPSLERVRDLFIIGCTTGLRISNYGSIKKEDVIDNEICVSDVKDSNKQLKIPLNPISKAILEKYNYNLPRISTQKFNEYIKLVFEEAEFKDDIKKTYKIGSEVKEEFKPFFKRISSHTARRSFITIMKNEKVPDKVIMSITGHKSLEVFNKYYKPSTKDKSEFMNSVFK, encoded by the coding sequence ATGAATTTTACATTTAACTTGAGAAAGCCTAAATCAGATAAGGAAACATTAATTGTATTCTCAACATACATCAAACAAGAAAGGAAAAAATTTGTTTATTCTACAGGAGAATCAATTCTACCTAGTAGTTGGAATTTTGAAAATAGGCAACCAAAAAAACTTACTGGACGTTCTAGCGAAAGTATAGAGGCTAGAGCTATTAAAATGCAATTGGACAGATACGAACATTTCTACACAGAACTTTCTAATAGATTAAAGATTACACAAGAAATACTGGACAGCGAAACTTTAAAAACAGAGTTTGATACTCATTTTAAAAAAGTAAAACCAGCTTCGAATTTATTTTTTGAAGTGTACCAAATTTTTATTGACGGTAAAAAACTAGATTTTAGCGACCAACGAAATTCAGATAGCACTATAAAAAGATATGAATACAACAAAAAACTGTTAGAAGAATTTCAAAAAGACACTAAAACTACAATTCACTTTTCGAAAATAGACCAAGCCTTTTATCAAAAAATATTAAATTATTGTATTCAAACAAAAAAACATTCCGCAAATACACTGAGGAGAAATATAGGTCTTTTTAAAACTTTCTTAAATTGGGCTATAGAAAACAAACACACTTATAATGATAAATTTAAAGGCTTTAAATCTCCGCAAGGATTTGCAACAGATGAATTAGCTCTATCGATTGAACAAGTGAAACTAATTGCAGATTTAGACTTATCAAATAAACCTAGTTTGGAAAGAGTGCGTGACTTGTTTATTATTGGATGCACTACTGGATTAAGGATTAGTAATTACGGAAGTATTAAAAAAGAAGACGTTATTGATAATGAGATTTGCGTTTCTGATGTTAAGGACTCAAATAAGCAACTTAAAATTCCATTAAATCCAATCTCAAAAGCTATTCTAGAAAAATATAATTACAACTTACCTAGAATATCTACTCAAAAATTTAATGAATACATTAAATTAGTCTTTGAAGAAGCAGAGTTCAAAGATGATATTAAAAAAACCTATAAAATTGGTAGCGAAGTGAAAGAAGAATTCAAACCATTTTTTAAAAGAATTTCAAGTCACACAGCGCGCAGGAGCTTCATAACCATAATGAAAAACGAAAAAGTACCAGATAAAGTAATTATGTCCATAACAGGACATAAAAGTCTTGAAGTATTCAATAAGTACTACAAACCTAGCACAAAAGATAAAAGTGAATTTATGAATAGCGTTTTTAAATAA
- a CDS encoding helix-turn-helix domain-containing protein: MNKVIVTTREELAEMIDLSIARRINPLQEIINRKLNPQKKNVTVKEAAKMLNVTELTIRNYVKNGKIQASKIGRRIVINLENLENTLKEVKSLKYRR; the protein is encoded by the coding sequence ATGAACAAAGTTATAGTTACAACTCGTGAGGAGTTGGCAGAAATGATTGATCTATCCATAGCGAGAAGAATTAATCCATTACAGGAAATAATAAATAGAAAATTAAATCCTCAAAAAAAGAATGTAACAGTAAAAGAAGCTGCAAAAATGCTTAATGTTACCGAACTTACCATTCGAAATTACGTCAAGAATGGAAAAATCCAAGCATCAAAGATTGGTAGAAGAATTGTAATCAATTTAGAAAATTTAGAGAACACTCTAAAAGAAGTTAAATCTTTAAAATACAGAAGATAA
- a CDS encoding primase-helicase family protein, which produces MSYLRIATDYYKVCNVPLLSGDSVKTLRKWSKGEIITDKGKDFLQTIKKYDGFVTIPDHQNYKQEINSFYNEYEKIEHQLTEGEFPKTEEFLRHIFGEQYELGLDYLTILWTKPTQILPILCLVSDSRNTGKTSFLNWLKQMFQGNMTINKNEDFRSRFNSDWASKLIISIDEVLLDRREDSERIKNLSTANTYKTESKGKDKIETNFFGKFILCSNNEENFIQIDEKEIRYWVIKVNSFGKEDVDMLKKLHNEIAQFLYFLNTRKIKTKRTTRMWFTKQQIYTPALDKVIKGNKTYLSQEIKEILIEDFITYEVDVLKYTATDLLDKLIKGSIRTTRFKVSNSLKVDYDLEPINGSYQRYFLSLSINQKSIVDSETKKGRYFEFVKKDFIEDSVDC; this is translated from the coding sequence ATGAGTTATCTAAGAATTGCTACAGATTACTACAAGGTATGTAATGTGCCACTTTTAAGTGGAGATAGTGTTAAGACTTTAAGAAAATGGTCTAAAGGAGAAATTATTACAGACAAAGGGAAGGATTTTCTACAAACCATAAAAAAGTATGATGGGTTTGTAACAATTCCAGATCATCAAAATTATAAACAAGAAATTAATTCTTTTTATAATGAGTATGAAAAGATAGAACATCAATTAACAGAAGGAGAGTTCCCTAAAACGGAAGAGTTTTTAAGACATATTTTTGGAGAACAGTATGAGTTAGGCTTAGACTACCTAACCATACTTTGGACGAAACCAACTCAAATATTACCTATTTTATGTTTGGTTAGTGATTCTAGAAATACTGGAAAAACATCTTTTTTAAATTGGTTAAAACAGATGTTTCAAGGGAATATGACAATCAATAAAAATGAAGATTTTAGAAGTCGTTTTAACAGTGACTGGGCTTCAAAATTAATTATTTCTATAGATGAAGTACTTTTAGATCGAAGAGAAGACAGTGAGCGAATAAAAAATCTTTCTACTGCGAATACTTATAAAACTGAATCTAAAGGAAAAGATAAAATTGAAACAAACTTCTTTGGAAAATTCATTTTATGTTCCAATAATGAAGAGAACTTTATTCAGATTGATGAAAAAGAAATAAGGTATTGGGTAATTAAAGTGAATTCTTTCGGAAAAGAAGATGTTGATATGCTTAAAAAGTTACATAATGAAATTGCACAGTTTTTATATTTTCTAAACACACGGAAAATTAAAACCAAAAGAACAACAAGAATGTGGTTTACAAAGCAGCAGATTTACACTCCTGCATTAGATAAAGTAATCAAAGGAAATAAAACTTATTTGAGCCAAGAAATTAAAGAGATTTTAATTGAAGATTTTATTACTTATGAAGTTGATGTTTTGAAATATACAGCTACCGACTTATTAGATAAACTAATAAAAGGGAGTATTAGAACAACAAGATTTAAGGTGTCAAATAGTTTAAAAGTTGATTATGATTTAGAACCAATTAATGGAAGCTATCAAAGATATTTTCTTTCATTAAGTATAAATCAAAAAAGTATAGTAGATTCTGAAACTAAAAAAGGAAGGTACTTCGAGTTTGTAAAAAAGGATTTTATTGAAGATAGTGTTGACTGTTGA
- a CDS encoding SOS response-associated peptidase, whose product MCYHISNTKSARKLEDFFDAEFKNDVVYEPNYHLNGFDNRPVYIIPQQENYVIKSSKWGLLPENLENSDSFKKRFNTLNAKSETLFTSNLWKEPIANRRCLILADGFFESKHIGKNKYPHYIRLKDQEPFVFAGIYNQHNNGTFSCSIITKKANPFMAEIHNSKERMPIILDKSFEKKWLNPSFSKSSINEIINTGFTTKEFEAYTVSKKVTNSRIDSNTIDILKPYYYPELNTLF is encoded by the coding sequence ATGTGTTATCATATTTCCAATACTAAATCAGCTAGAAAACTAGAAGATTTTTTTGATGCAGAATTCAAAAATGATGTTGTTTATGAACCTAACTATCATTTAAATGGATTTGACAATCGTCCTGTTTATATAATACCTCAACAAGAAAATTATGTAATCAAATCTTCAAAATGGGGATTACTTCCAGAAAACCTAGAAAACTCAGATAGTTTTAAAAAGCGATTCAATACTTTAAATGCTAAAAGTGAAACTTTGTTTACTAGTAATCTTTGGAAAGAACCAATTGCAAATAGAAGGTGTTTGATTTTGGCTGATGGTTTTTTTGAAAGTAAACATATTGGTAAGAACAAATACCCTCATTATATCCGACTTAAAGACCAAGAACCTTTTGTTTTTGCAGGTATCTATAATCAACATAATAACGGTACTTTTTCTTGTTCTATTATTACTAAAAAAGCAAATCCTTTTATGGCTGAAATTCATAATTCTAAAGAACGAATGCCAATAATATTAGATAAATCATTTGAAAAAAAATGGTTAAATCCATCCTTTTCTAAAAGCAGTATTAACGAAATTATAAATACAGGTTTTACCACTAAAGAATTTGAGGCTTATACTGTATCTAAAAAAGTAACCAATAGTAGAATAGATAGTAATACTATAGATATTTTAAAACCTTATTATTACCCAGAATTAAACACGTTGTTTTAA
- a CDS encoding XRE family transcriptional regulator, whose translation MKIISKNIKHLRTLKKLSQEGLAEELKVTRSRIGSYEESRSSPTLEFLLDLSDYFKIPVDILLRNDLTKTKDTSFIQIGEKRVLFPITVNEHNENLIEVVSTKASAGYLLGYDDPEYIEQLEKIKLPFLPTGKHRAFPIKGDSMLPMKDESYVVAEFVEDIVDVKNGTSYIIVTKNDGMTYKRVYNQIEEKGSLLLKPDNREYQSYEVPISEVLELWKFTCSINTQEYDEHELKLSSIIQMFNGLGVELKQLEKSLRAN comes from the coding sequence ATGAAAATTATATCGAAAAATATCAAACACTTAAGGACATTAAAAAAACTTTCTCAAGAAGGTTTAGCAGAAGAATTGAAGGTAACTAGATCTCGTATTGGTTCTTACGAAGAAAGTCGTTCTTCACCTACACTAGAGTTTTTACTAGACCTATCTGATTATTTTAAAATACCAGTTGATATTCTATTGAGAAATGATTTAACAAAAACAAAAGACACGTCATTTATACAAATAGGAGAGAAGAGAGTTTTATTCCCTATAACTGTTAATGAACACAATGAAAACTTGATTGAAGTTGTTTCTACAAAAGCATCAGCAGGTTATTTATTAGGGTATGATGATCCAGAATATATAGAACAATTAGAGAAAATTAAATTACCTTTTTTACCAACAGGAAAACACAGAGCATTCCCCATAAAAGGAGATTCTATGTTACCTATGAAAGATGAATCTTATGTAGTAGCAGAATTTGTAGAAGACATAGTAGATGTTAAAAACGGAACTTCTTACATTATCGTTACTAAAAATGATGGAATGACGTACAAACGAGTGTATAATCAAATTGAAGAGAAGGGGAGTTTACTCTTAAAACCAGATAACAGAGAATATCAATCTTATGAAGTTCCTATTTCTGAAGTTTTAGAACTTTGGAAATTTACATGTAGCATAAACACGCAAGAATATGATGAACATGAGTTGAAATTAAGTAGTATTATACAAATGTTTAATGGACTTGGAGTTGAGTTAAAGCAATTAGAAAAATCTCTAAGAGCGAATTAA
- the dinB gene encoding DNA polymerase IV, whose product MNKNILHLDLDTFFVSCERLIDSRLQKRPLLVGGTGDRGVVAACSYETRLFGVHSGMSMKVARRLCPEAVIIRGNTSIYSKYSKIVTEIVKEKVPIFEKASIDEFYADLTGMDTFFGSYKYASELRQRIIKESGLPISFGLSGNKIVSKVATGEAKPNNQLLINEGFEKEFMAPLSIRKIPSVGEKTYQILRNLGVEKVKVIQEMPVEMLVSVLGLNGRTIWKRANGIDNPPLIPFHERKSISTERTFNKDTIDMKKLSETIFAMAENLAYQLRKGDKLASVIVVKIRYSDFNTYTKQVKIPYTSADHIIIPTVLELFKKLYQRRLLIRLVGVKITDIVSGNYQINLFDDSEQMLDLYNAMDTIRNKYGELSITRAASMGAKTIGRFSNPFNGEPPTLLAHRKQ is encoded by the coding sequence GTGAATAAAAATATTTTACATTTAGATTTGGATACGTTTTTCGTGTCTTGTGAACGCTTGATTGATAGTCGTTTACAAAAAAGACCTCTACTAGTTGGTGGAACTGGTGATCGTGGTGTAGTAGCTGCTTGTAGCTATGAAACGAGACTTTTTGGGGTGCATTCTGGTATGTCTATGAAAGTAGCAAGACGTTTGTGTCCAGAGGCAGTAATTATAAGAGGAAATACAAGTATTTATTCTAAATATTCTAAAATAGTTACTGAAATAGTCAAAGAAAAAGTGCCGATTTTTGAAAAAGCAAGCATTGATGAATTTTATGCCGATTTAACAGGAATGGATACTTTTTTTGGAAGTTATAAATATGCATCAGAATTAAGACAACGAATTATAAAAGAAAGTGGATTGCCTATTTCTTTTGGATTATCTGGAAATAAAATTGTTTCAAAAGTTGCAACTGGTGAAGCTAAACCAAATAATCAGCTGTTAATTAATGAAGGATTTGAAAAAGAATTTATGGCACCATTATCAATTCGAAAAATACCTTCAGTTGGAGAAAAAACATATCAAATTTTAAGAAATTTAGGAGTAGAAAAAGTAAAAGTAATTCAAGAAATGCCTGTTGAAATGTTGGTGAGTGTTTTGGGACTAAATGGTAGAACAATTTGGAAACGTGCAAATGGAATTGACAATCCACCTTTAATTCCTTTTCATGAAAGAAAATCTATTTCAACAGAACGTACTTTTAATAAAGATACTATTGATATGAAGAAACTGTCTGAAACCATTTTTGCGATGGCAGAAAACTTAGCATATCAACTTCGTAAAGGAGACAAATTAGCATCCGTAATTGTTGTAAAAATTAGATATTCAGATTTTAACACCTACACAAAGCAAGTTAAAATCCCTTATACAAGTGCAGATCATATTATCATACCGACAGTATTAGAACTTTTTAAGAAGTTGTACCAAAGAAGATTATTGATACGATTGGTAGGTGTAAAGATTACAGATATTGTTAGTGGTAATTATCAAATTAATTTGTTTGATGATTCTGAACAAATGCTCGATTTATATAATGCCATGGATACTATTAGAAATAAATATGGTGAATTAAGTATTACAAGAGCTGCTTCTATGGGAGCTAAAACTATTGGTCGTTTTAGCAACCCTTTTAATGGTGAACCTCCAACTCTTTTAGCACATAGAAAGCAATAA
- a CDS encoding DNA polymerase III subunit alpha: protein MYLNCHSYYSLRYGTFSEVELLQLAIENNIDTIALTDINNTSACLNFIQQAKKQNIKPVVGVDFRNGNTQQYIAIAKSNSGFENINRYLSTFLESKTPIPDQPEFLEDVFIIYPFEKALELNLTSFKENEFVGVSVAEINKLRFSYLKKYEDKLVIQQQVTIRNKNDFNAHRLLRAIGNNMLLSKLPTTEQCLPTDKMYSATLLQQHFEEFPYITANTTALLQQCNSEFGFGSNRENQNKQYYCNSFEEDCTMLLQLCNSNINRRYKNVTQKVNDRLQKELNVIIELKFVSFFLINYDIVNYAKSKGYFHVGRGSGANSIVAYIIGITDVDPIELDLYFERFINPFRASPPDFDIDFSWKDRDDVTNYIFKRFKNTALLATYNTFKYKAVIRELGKVFGLPKEEIDKLSKASKQQKTFLKQTNITSNNAEQLASNGRATGVQQQRNGNTTTEKLASNDRATGVQQQRNWKATTKQLASNSSATGKQQQRNDNAAAEQLASNNNAIVYQQQEIDSIAKLVLKYGKLIEGFPNYISVHSAGILILGKPIHYYSATNLPPKGYPTVQFDMNIADDVGVFKFDILGQRGLAKIKEALEIIKKNRPNDPPIDITDVESFKKDKNINHLLKSGGAIGAYYVESPAMRGLMQKLQTQDYLGLVAASSIIRPGVSGSGMKDEFIKRHRFPEKRKDANPILLEIMPETYGVMVYQEDVMKVASKFADLTLGEADVLRRGMSGKYRSLKEFKAVEDKFVSNCKKKGHKDALIFEVWNQIKSFAGYAFAKGHSASYAVESYQSLFLKCYYPIEFMVAVLNNGGGFYSAAHYIHEARMKGAIIELPCINKSNHPNIVIDKTIYLGFGYLKSLEHLVIKRLLTERQLYGEFTSLENFIERVVISIEQLTILIRIDAFRFTGKTKTQLLWQAIFKLNATKQQSKQAQLFKIQHKKYELPKLESHWLENVYDEMELLGFTIHDYFKLIAEPFFPSIKANQMIDFENQSVLIYGLLVTTRYNTTSQGKLMRLSTFVDKDGNYFDAVHFTNVVHLYPVNGIGIYGCYGKITNRYGFCSMNVIQSKKMGILSDPRL, encoded by the coding sequence ATGTATTTAAACTGTCATTCATATTATTCTTTACGTTATGGTACGTTTTCCGAAGTAGAACTATTGCAACTTGCAATAGAAAACAATATTGATACTATTGCACTTACAGATATTAACAATACTTCTGCTTGTTTAAATTTTATACAACAAGCTAAAAAACAAAACATTAAACCTGTTGTTGGTGTAGATTTTAGAAATGGCAATACTCAGCAATACATTGCAATAGCCAAAAGCAATAGTGGTTTTGAAAACATCAATAGGTATTTGTCAACCTTTTTAGAATCTAAAACACCTATTCCAGATCAACCAGAATTTTTAGAAGATGTTTTTATTATTTATCCTTTTGAAAAAGCATTAGAATTAAACTTAACTTCTTTTAAAGAGAATGAATTTGTTGGTGTTTCTGTTGCTGAAATTAATAAACTTAGATTTTCATATTTAAAAAAGTATGAAGATAAACTTGTAATACAACAACAAGTTACAATTCGCAATAAAAATGATTTTAATGCACATAGACTATTGCGTGCAATAGGTAACAATATGTTGTTAAGTAAACTGCCTACAACTGAACAATGTTTACCAACAGATAAAATGTATTCAGCAACACTATTGCAACAACATTTTGAAGAATTCCCTTATATAACTGCAAACACAACAGCACTATTGCAACAGTGCAATAGTGAATTTGGGTTTGGTAGCAATAGAGAAAATCAAAACAAGCAATACTATTGCAATAGTTTTGAAGAAGATTGCACGATGCTATTGCAACTTTGCAATAGTAATATCAATAGGAGATATAAAAATGTAACACAAAAAGTAAATGATAGACTTCAAAAAGAATTGAACGTTATTATTGAATTAAAATTTGTTTCTTTTTTTTTAATCAATTACGACATTGTCAATTATGCAAAAAGTAAAGGATATTTTCACGTTGGTAGAGGAAGTGGCGCAAATAGTATTGTTGCTTATATTATTGGTATTACAGATGTAGATCCTATTGAATTAGATTTGTATTTTGAGAGATTTATAAATCCATTTAGAGCATCTCCACCAGATTTTGATATTGACTTTTCTTGGAAAGATAGAGATGATGTTACCAACTATATTTTTAAACGCTTTAAAAACACTGCACTTTTAGCAACTTACAATACATTTAAATACAAAGCAGTAATTAGAGAATTAGGAAAGGTTTTTGGGCTTCCAAAAGAAGAAATTGATAAACTGAGTAAGGCATCAAAACAGCAAAAAACGTTTCTTAAACAAACTAATATTACTAGTAATAATGCAGAGCAACTGGCAAGTAACGGCAGAGCAACTGGAGTGCAACAGCAAAGAAATGGTAATACAACAACTGAAAAACTGGCAAGCAATGACAGAGCAACTGGAGTGCAACAACAAAGAAACTGGAAAGCAACAACAAAACAACTGGCAAGCAACAGTAGTGCAACTGGCAAGCAACAGCAAAGAAACGATAATGCAGCAGCAGAGCAACTGGCAAGCAACAACAATGCAATAGTTTATCAACAACAAGAAATAGATAGTATTGCAAAGTTAGTTTTGAAGTATGGAAAATTAATTGAAGGGTTTCCTAATTATATAAGTGTTCATTCAGCAGGGATTTTAATTTTAGGCAAACCTATACATTATTATTCTGCAACAAATCTTCCTCCAAAAGGATATCCTACTGTTCAATTTGATATGAATATTGCAGATGATGTAGGTGTTTTTAAATTTGATATTTTAGGTCAACGTGGTTTGGCAAAGATTAAAGAAGCGCTTGAGATTATAAAAAAGAATAGACCCAATGATCCTCCAATTGATATTACAGATGTAGAAAGTTTTAAAAAAGATAAAAATATTAATCACTTATTAAAGTCTGGAGGTGCAATTGGTGCGTATTATGTAGAATCTCCTGCAATGCGTGGTTTGATGCAAAAATTACAAACACAAGATTATTTAGGTTTGGTAGCTGCAAGTTCTATTATTAGACCAGGAGTTTCTGGTTCAGGGATGAAAGACGAGTTTATTAAAAGACATCGTTTTCCAGAAAAAAGAAAAGATGCAAACCCTATTTTATTAGAAATTATGCCAGAGACTTATGGCGTAATGGTGTATCAAGAAGATGTGATGAAAGTGGCAAGTAAATTTGCAGATTTAACATTAGGTGAAGCAGATGTTTTAAGACGTGGAATGAGTGGTAAATATCGTTCTCTTAAAGAGTTTAAAGCTGTTGAAGATAAGTTTGTTTCTAATTGTAAAAAAAAAGGACATAAAGATGCTTTGATTTTTGAAGTTTGGAATCAAATTAAAAGTTTTGCTGGTTATGCTTTTGCAAAAGGACATTCCGCTTCTTATGCAGTTGAGAGCTATCAGAGTTTATTTTTAAAATGCTATTATCCTATCGAATTTATGGTAGCAGTTTTAAATAATGGAGGTGGTTTTTATTCCGCAGCGCATTATATACACGAAGCTAGAATGAAAGGCGCAATTATAGAATTGCCTTGTATCAATAAAAGCAATCACCCAAACATAGTTATCGATAAAACTATTTATTTAGGTTTTGGTTATTTAAAAAGTTTAGAACATTTAGTTATAAAACGCCTGTTAACTGAAAGACAATTATATGGGGAATTTACGTCTTTAGAAAACTTTATAGAACGTGTTGTTATCAGTATTGAACAACTTACAATACTTATTAGAATTGATGCTTTTCGATTTACTGGAAAAACAAAAACACAATTATTATGGCAAGCTATATTTAAATTAAACGCCACAAAGCAGCAATCAAAACAAGCACAACTTTTTAAAATTCAACATAAAAAATATGAACTTCCAAAACTAGAATCTCATTGGCTTGAAAATGTATATGATGAAATGGAATTATTAGGCTTTACAATTCACGATTATTTTAAACTAATTGCAGAACCTTTTTTTCCTAGTATCAAAGCAAATCAAATGATTGATTTTGAAAATCAGAGTGTTTTAATCTATGGTTTATTGGTTACTACCAGATACAACACAACTTCTCAGGGAAAACTAATGAGATTAAGCACATTTGTTGATAAAGATGGTAATTATTTTGATGCAGTACATTTTACAAATGTAGTACACTTGTACCCAGTAAATGGAATTGGTATTTATGGGTGTTATGGGAAAATTACAAATCGTTATGGGTTTTGTAGTATGAATGTAATTCAATCTAAAAAGATGGGAATTCTGAGTGATCCTAGATTGTAG
- a CDS encoding AAA family ATPase — MERIKLSNFRKIEDNWSLDLAPITFFTGTNNSGKSTVIKSLLLLEDYVKSNDHFELNFHGNNFYKHKIESFKSAVNRVNYKELNKDISFEYQNNGYKITLIFQTGHHHQNGVLKNLRMVRSDKATIEMNLESLNTYQLKVDSLLMNKSKKTDNLKELTQEEILINNKNEIQNLINDGQSRIKYIESELIEISSAIKESQSKDVSSLPEFYQNDYQNKTEELKKIVSESNKGIISLNQMILEYEKKNNKIDKLLKKQTVDNKILFYSPRFSLDDFSISNRRIDKIIRTVLPKYLVDNNLGSKRKKNDFKNSDESLELDKANKLGDELLLALSFNVKHLSPNRSSQNKIFIHENKDVDINSLVQNHFEKQLHSDLTVLEFMKKWMSKDYFDIGDDYRITTYESTVSKIEVFEDESWINLSDKGFGAGQVFSILLAIASSILENQRKVAEKGALFQEDLSVILIEEPEANLHPGLQSKLAELFLEANLKFGVRFILETHSEYMIRMSQIIVKQINEKEENTKTPFEAYYFDKQDKPYSMIYRKDGKFTNEFGSGFFDVSSNLAFDIL, encoded by the coding sequence ATGGAAAGAATAAAATTATCAAACTTTAGAAAAATAGAAGATAATTGGAGCTTAGATTTAGCGCCAATTACTTTTTTTACAGGAACAAACAATTCTGGGAAATCAACAGTAATAAAATCTTTATTGCTTCTGGAAGATTATGTGAAATCTAATGACCATTTTGAATTAAATTTTCATGGAAATAATTTTTATAAACATAAAATTGAAAGTTTTAAGAGTGCTGTTAATAGAGTAAACTATAAAGAACTGAATAAAGATATTTCTTTTGAATACCAGAATAATGGATATAAAATAACTTTAATATTTCAGACAGGTCATCATCATCAAAATGGGGTATTAAAGAATTTAAGAATGGTAAGGTCAGATAAGGCAACTATAGAGATGAATTTAGAAAGTTTAAATACTTATCAACTTAAAGTAGATTCACTTTTGATGAATAAATCAAAAAAAACTGATAATTTAAAAGAGTTAACTCAAGAAGAAATTCTTATAAATAATAAAAATGAGATTCAAAATTTAATTAATGATGGGCAATCAAGGATAAAGTACATAGAGAGTGAGTTAATCGAAATTTCATCGGCAATTAAAGAGTCTCAATCCAAAGACGTTTCTAGTTTACCAGAATTTTACCAAAACGACTACCAAAATAAAACAGAGGAATTAAAAAAAATAGTATCAGAGAGTAATAAAGGTATCATCTCTTTGAATCAGATGATTTTAGAGTATGAAAAAAAAAATAACAAAATAGATAAATTACTTAAAAAACAAACGGTAGATAATAAAATCTTATTTTATAGTCCTAGATTTTCTTTAGATGATTTTAGCATTTCAAATAGAAGAATTGACAAAATTATAAGAACTGTTTTACCTAAGTATTTGGTTGATAATAACCTTGGGAGCAAAAGAAAAAAGAATGATTTTAAAAATTCAGATGAAAGTTTAGAGCTTGACAAAGCTAACAAACTTGGTGATGAGCTTTTATTAGCTTTATCTTTTAATGTTAAACATTTAAGCCCCAACAGAAGTAGCCAAAATAAAATATTTATACACGAAAATAAAGATGTAGATATTAATAGTTTGGTTCAAAATCATTTTGAAAAACAATTGCATTCAGATTTAACTGTTTTAGAGTTTATGAAAAAATGGATGTCTAAAGATTATTTTGATATTGGTGATGATTATAGAATTACGACTTACGAATCTACAGTATCAAAAATTGAAGTTTTTGAAGATGAATCTTGGATTAATTTGTCAGACAAAGGTTTTGGAGCAGGACAAGTCTTTTCAATTCTTTTAGCAATAGCTTCAAGCATTCTAGAAAATCAAAGAAAAGTAGCTGAAAAAGGGGCTTTGTTTCAAGAAGACTTATCTGTTATTCTAATAGAAGAACCTGAAGCAAATCTGCATCCTGGTTTGCAATCAAAATTAGCAGAATTGTTTTTAGAAGCTAATCTCAAATTTGGTGTTCGATTTATTTTAGAAACTCATTCTGAATATATGATTAGGATGTCTCAAATTATTGTGAAGCAAATTAATGAAAAAGAAGAAAATACTAAAACCCCTTTTGAAGCCTATTATTTTGATAAACAAGATAAACCATACTCTATGATTTATAGAAAAGATGGAAAATTTACAAATGAATTTGGCTCTGGTTTTTTTGATGTTAGTTCTAATTTAGCTTTTGATATTTTATAA